A segment of the Carya illinoinensis cultivar Pawnee chromosome 1, C.illinoinensisPawnee_v1, whole genome shotgun sequence genome:
TAGTCAAGCAAAACCCATTTTTTTGGCATTTCCTCCATCATCAAACAAAGTATCacctctccttctctctctctctctctctctctctctctctgtgaacaAGTTTGTGGGAGTATATATATCTTGAGAAACATTTGGCTTGCAAACCTCTAAAAACCCTTACCCTCCTTCCCTTTCCGTATTTCTGGTTGTTTGTTCGTGGATCTATCTGGGAAGCCAAAGCGGCTCGATCGCCATGGATGAAGAGTATGACGTCGTAGTTTTGGGTACGGGTCTCAAGGAATGCATCCTTAGCGGCCTTCTCTCCGTTGATGGCCTCAAGGTTAGATttatctcttttcttcttcccaatCGCTAATTCCTATTGTCAATTCCCATTTATTACTCATTTTGATGGGTCTTGCATTAAGATCGAATAAGGGTAACCGAGAATTGAATTTGACCGTCGCGGATCTGCTGTGTTAAATCCCTGCTTCTGTATCTAATATGGCGGTTTCATTTCGGTTGCATGTCCATTTGTTTTGTAATCATATGCTCCTCATTTCAATTAGCCAACAGCACTGTATGTagctttggatttttttatttgagatcTGGATTGCGATTGCGATTGCGATTGGAAACCCGATTATAGCACTACGATTTCACTGAAAAATTGAAAGAGATCCAGGTAACAGCTTCCTCTTAGCAAGAAATGGATTTGTAGTCAATTGTGCTGAGGTGGCCAACTAAATAACTCGTATCAAAGTGGGCTATTGAGGATGTTACTTACTGAAAAAGAAATGGAATACATGACTGACTGGGAAGTCTAGAGTTTGTCTGTGAAATGTGTTTGTCAGCCTGAATACTgcttattcattttttatggTTGCTTTTAATTTCATTGGACTATCTTGTATTTATGCTCTTATAGACTATCTTGTATTTTTCGTGGGCTCCATGCAATTCACGGGATGCAGTAGTGGGTGAATATCACTGTTCTAAAGCAGCGGTTAATTGATATTCATATTTTATGAACCAGGTCCTGCACATGGATAGGAATGACTATTATGGAGGAGAATCAACATCACTTAATCTTGTTCAGGTCCTATTTTTGACTTTTCATTTGAGATTTGGGTGTCTGAAATTTAATATTCctcttttatttgttaaaattcGATTACTTATTTACTGTTTTAGTTATCCTTATTTTCAGCTCTGGAAGAGGTTCAGAGGAAATGATAAGCCTCCAGCACATTTAGGCTCTAGTAGGGATTATAATGTGGACATGATCCCTAAGGTACGAGTTTACTTTCTTatgtattatttctttctttatctcTGATTTCATTTTGTTCACCAATCATGGTATGATTCTCTTATGTTTCAATTTACTTTGATATATTGAATAATTCTCGTTTGGTAGTTTATGATGGCAAACGGCACTCTTGTACGCGTACTCATTCATACAGATGTTACTAAGTATTTGTACTTCAAAGCTGTTGATGGTAGCTTCGTCTACAATAAAGGAAAGGTGTAATCTTATTCCTAAGATGttgaattttttctttccaagtTGCTTACCTTTTATGTTTGATCTTAACTTGCTTTGCTGTTGAGTAAACCCATTGTTATAGATTCACAAGGTTCCAGCAACTGACATGGAGGCACTCAAATCTCCACTGATGGGTATATTTGAAAAGCGCCGAGCTCGCAAGTTCTTCATTTATGTTCAAGATTATGTTGAAAGTGATCCCAAAACACATGATGGGATGGACTTGACCAGAGTGAAAACTAGAGAACTAATTGCGTAAGCTCTTGCTCCTTGCATTTGCTGTACATTTTGCTTTCTTGCATCCTGTTTTGAGATATCCAATTGTATATATAGGCCATCCTGCCTTTTGTGTTGGGTAATGTCATACAAAATGAGGTTTGAAGCATAACGACATAAATACTACTAAAAAAGTTTATTTGGCAGGCAAACTCATAGAGTCCTTTAATCTAATCAGATAATTTTGGATGAAGTTCGTAAGTGGaagtaataaatttgaattCTTATTTCGTGCTGtatatatcttttttctttttaaagtatTTCAAAAAAGTGTAGGTGGTCTCAATTGATGGCTCTGTTTACAGTACTCGTGTCCTGAACATATTGAGCATTATAGCCCGTTTGCTCATTATACCCTGGGCATTTTGACAGAAAGTATGGTCTTGATGACAACACTGTGGACTTTATTGGTCATGCATTAGCGCTTCACAGAGATGATCGCTACCTTGATGAACCTGCACTAGATACCGTGAAGAGAATAAAGGTGAAAACTGCTTGGGGTTGATAATTAATCCTTTTTCTTTGACCTGGATTCTTGTACATTGAATGTTTAGCTGTTTTGTGTGccacttatatttttttgttcctcACTTGTGTTATAGCTTTATGAGGAGTCCCTTGCACGTTTTCAAGGAGGATCCCCATACATATATCCTTTGTATGGATTGGGAGAGCTCCCCCAGGTCTATCTCTCCTTCTCTCCACCTCACCAATCTTTTCCCCTGGACTTCTTCTTTTGATAAATTTGGGGTTCTAGTGAAGGTCACTCAGTTAATGTCAATTTCTTCTCCCTTAGGCGTTTGCACGTCTTAGTGCTGTTTATGGTGGGACATATATGTTGAACAAGCCTGAGTGTAAGGTAACTCCTCTATTACCTGTCTCCTATCAACATTCTCTGTGTCCTTGCACTTACCATTGGTCTGGTTTATTTATTGTTGcagcatttctttttttatgaggAGAATTATTGTGTATGTTTGATAAAGGGGCTAGATTTTCTGTTTTAATTTGGATGCCAGGTTGAGTTCGATGAGGAAGGCAAAGTTGTTGGTGTCACATCAGAAGGGGAAACTGCTAGGTGCAAAAAAGTTGTTTGTGATCCTTCATACTTGCCGAACAAGGTAATAATTATACTATTTCACAcccctcttctttttcctctaccATATTCAGTGGAACTTCCTTCATTAGATACATGGTGAATCTGCAAAGATTTTATCATAGAGCCCAAAGCTCTATTTCCTTTTCTGAAGACAGAGGACATTGAACTTTTCGTGCTTCATGAAAAGCTGTGCATTTTAAACAGGTTAGGAAGGTTGGCCGGGTTGCAAGGGCAATTGCCATAATGAGCCACCCCATCCCCAACACCAACGATTCTCCTTCAGTGCAGGTTATCCTGCCGCAGAAGCAGTTGGGACGCAGATCGGACATGTGAGTTCTCATGCAATGCTTCTGAGAAAAATTAAGCGTgtgatatatgttgggtttttGCTATATAATTACCCCAAAAAAAGAGTTCTCGCCATGTATGAATGCATTTATGTAGCACAGAATTTTGTCAACAGAACTGGGGATCTATCAATAACCTGGGTGCAAGATGACGTCCAACTCTTTTACTGGGAGTAGGAGGATCAAAAGATAGGATGATGagaataatttagattttccaATGGCTTCTATAGGGTAGGTTCCTCAATCATCATAGTTGATCAGTTTTTGACACGGTTTGTATAATTTCCCAGGAACTTTTGATTAATTAAGCTTTTGGGTATCCTATACTCTCACAGCCATCTTTTGAGACTAACTCATGCACTGGGGATATAAACAGTCATATCCTAAATTTAGATAAATTTAGTTGTGGAAGAAAGTCCCGGAAAAAATTACATTGAATGGCCATGGctttagactttaatggcctaagcttccatgattttcttgcttctgtctctagttcctaaataggtgtatgctcatgtatacctccagtgtacctgggctatgcccaTCTTTATCTTAATAAAGCTTtctattacctatcaaaaaaaaaaaaattacattgaaTTTTTGCATGGACGCATCTAGTCACACTAAGATCTTAGGAGCATGGAGCTTAGCAAATATTAATTGAACTCAACACCAAACTCTCCATTTTGATGGGGAACTGGTCAAATTCCAATCAACAAGTTCCTTCTGCATCTGTTCCAATTTATTTGGCGCCTAGACAGGAATATTGAACAAAGATTGGAAGTATGTCTGATGAATTTTCCAATCTCTCAGTCCACTGATCTTTCTGCTGtgttatcattttcaaagttatgttgaaaactcttcTTCACTTTGCCAATTTGCTCTTTTTATGAGAAGATGGTTATTACCTGAACATACTGTTGAATCACTGATGCCGCTTCACTCAGTCTATCGGAGGATGTTTCAAATATTGTATTTCAGCAggaaaaattcactatgtgaaaaaatactatattttctcatcaattcatcttaattattatgtttttcACATGCGGTTATATATGTGAAGAGCCTTCTCTCCCCTGCAGGATGCTTTGATGTATATCTCGGTTTTTTTCTATATTGTTTGTGCCAGAAGGAACTCTCAGCATGTCCAATCATAGTACTAGCTTTGATGTCAGAGATCGCAGATATTGTTGCTCCAAAAAAAATCCAGATGAGAGAAAAATGTGTTTAAATGTTGGAGATCACATATATTGTTGGACCAATAACTCgttggatatttattttgttgctcTTCCtctcttgtgttttatttggggGCTCAGTTTTTTTATCCTTCTATGGTTGGACAGGTACCTTTTCTGTTGCTCTTACTCCCACAATGTTGCTCCAAAGGGAAAATTTATTGCATTTGTATCAGCAGAGGCAGAGACTGATCATCCTGAGACTGAACTTAAGCCAGGAATTGACCTTCTGGGACCTGTCGATGAGATATTCTTTGATATTTATGACAGATTTGAACCAGTCAATGAACCATCTCTGGATAATTGCTTCATATCCACAGTAAGTGATCGCATAATGTTTTCTTGATGCTTGCTTTGATCCCATTGCTACTTGTGCAGCTTTTAGCAAGTGATGGACACTAATGAATTTCATTTTCACATTTAACAGAGTTACGATCCAACAACTCACTTTGAGTCGACTGTCACAGATGTACTCAACATGTATAGCATGATAACTGGAAAGGTAGtgaattttattaatcattCCTCTGTCACTTAAGTCATCTCTTGAGGTCCACGTTTATGTCATGGACATGCTTGTAGGCATATCCATTTTTATAAATCATGATACCTTAATCACAGATGTTGACAAAAAATGGAGCACCCAATAACGCAATGGAAGGTGCTGAGGATAAGTCTTAAGCATTACAGTTGATTGGACTGTTTTTTGGCCTTGTAATTTCACCATAATGTTCAAGTTGAACTGCTTAAAATAATCTTTGATCGGAGCCAGGTTTTACTTGCTTTGAGCAACAATTAGGAAGGGCCATCTTGGCCATTGAAAGATGAGAATAAGCTTTTCACACTTAGTAAGAAAAACTATTTTAATGGCCAGTAGAATatcttctttcaaaaaaaaaagttgttttaTGAAAAAGCAAACTAGTCTCAGTTGTTGGATGTGCATGTTCTACCCTTgccatgttttaaataataattggtTGGTATTTTTGAGCAGATTCTTGATCTCAGTGTGGATTTAAGTGCTGCCAGTGCTGCAGAAGAATGAGGATTGACGAACACTACTTTTGGTGCTTGAACTGATAATTCTGCTTTATTCCAAGTTCCTCAAGAGTGTCAAAGTTGCCAGTCAAGAAAGTCGCATTATGCCTCGTCtgtcttgttttctttttctgtctTAGACCATATATTATTGTGATAAAATGTTGTTGTCATACGTactccatgtgtagatttaagACATGCATCAGAAGATGCACTTATGGTGGCAGCTTTGAAATGAAACTTACTTAGAATTGCATTGTATGACGTTTTCCTCATTGCCCCCCTGCTGTTTGGTCTTTGCAATTCCTGGATTCAGGTGCTGCTTTCTTTGTGAGTGGTTTTTCCCTTACCCCCATTGCATCACATTCAGCCTCAGGATCGCAAATCTCTTGCGAAAAGTGTATCAAAATCGCCTTTCTGGGGACCGTGGTATTTTTCTCGGTTTTCCAGGTAATATGGATCGGGATTAAATTTGACTTCATGGttctttttaatatcatttttatgcTGTTATAACAGAATATTTGTCGGGATCTCAGACTTTTCTTTTGTACATCTTGtatttttcttccaaaaataGTCACTACTAGGTCATattacaagagagagagagaaaaaaaaaaaacgtaataatctttttttttttttttttttttccaattttgagTCATCTTCTCTTCAAATCTATGTTTCGTTctgattttatattaataacaaagACTATAAAACAAAGTCCATCAACTACGGgatgttatatatttttggcacaacaaaataaaaatgaaactatgattttgaaaacaaggGAGATTGATCGAAACTTCTCTTAGCATTATTGTTTGGTAATGGACTGAATGTGCATTTTGGTAgtttattaagagatttaacaatcgcttgtagttttttttaatttttaataagatAGTCGCTTGTAGTTGGTGATCAATCATTCTACGattatgataacaaataaatattgatgataataaaaaaaatgattttatgttcttttttttcaatatgacaTACGTGGCATTGCCAAGTCAAGCGATCCATCTGAACAGTAAATTCAAATGGCTGGGTAACAGCATCATACtacaaattatgaaaaatgatattcttgttatttttattttttgacattATGAGAAATGGTATTCTAAGTCTTAAACACTACACATAATCcaatgacataatttgatttgtaagattcaaaatttgaaatttattttacaaattaaattatattaagtaGATGATGTGTGATGTCAATGCTTGGAAtatagttattaaaaaattatatgactaTCCAATTTGCCAAAATGTTTAGTACCCTACCCtacaaaattttaatatgaattCTTCATATTGTgaaatgatttataaaataGTAGACTGTACAAGTCTCGCACAcactatttttgataaaaaaagaagtagacaactctaaaatatatatgaaagaagtttacttttttaatgatgtatctcacttttttaaaaataaacgcATAATGCTTGCATATATTAAAactgtatatataattactctATTATGTTaaagtaatactatatatcaaatattagatcgattttcttttaaagaaaataattaaagtattgctctattttaaaataacagcacgtaaatataataataataataaagacgTTAAACAAGAATATAATGTAGACAAAATTCAATTATTCATATACTATAGCTGTAGGATCATGCTACTGGAACTGATGGTTCCAACGAATAGACCGAGCAATGCAtttgtaatctttttaaaaaatattttttaaatataaaaatttactaataattactcttttaatcattaataaaaaagaaatgcatCCGCCAATTTTATCGATAGGATGTAGCGgtttgtttatcattttttatatgagagcattattattagtttaggtAAAGGTAAAGCTAAAATCACGTATTTTTCTTTTGCCGTTTCATTTATGAGATATTTCCAcgttagattatttatttattaattaaaataatagtataatatttatttatttaatttatttttctcatatcTTACGATTCAAATCCATCGTAAATTGTATGAACTTAAACACCTATGCttagaaatattttttctattttaatattttgattgtGCCGTGtatttcaatcttttttttttttttttattccgaTTGGATCTATATATTTGATTCAGACTagcatttcatatatatatatatatataaataataattagtagTGCaatttatatgtaacaaaataagaaaaaaattaatataaattagtaaTGGAGGATGAATAATCATACAAACataataatagttataataataataataataatatgtaattgaCATGGAGAAGGATACGGATCGAGCACAGGCCAAACCTGTTGTCATGTGCGTTTGAGAATACAAGGTACATGACTCCATAACGTCACCaattctattttctatttttatttattattattattattattatttttacaaaaccctATAACCTACGCACCCTTGtgtccctctccctctcttcaacTTCCTTGCCGCTACCGCTTGTAATAAAGTCCTTGAACAGTCGGTCCTTGACCCTGAGGATTCGCCCCGTTTTCCATCTCTGGCCTGATCTCAGGCTCTGGTTCACTATACTTGAATCAACCTCGTGGTGAATCAATCCTTAGGTTTCAGCGCATATCATATTTGGGCGGCGGCGGCGGTTCTCTTCCACAGTAGCGTCGCAATGAAGCTGGACGTGAACGCCTTGAGATATCTCTCTAAGGATGATTTCAGAGTTCTCACTGCGGTCGAAATGGGAATGCGCAATGTACTTATTTACATTAGTCGATTTCTTATTTATCAGTGTGGATTGCAAttcgattttctttttctttttttcttatgttttgaaaCCTTACTATCATTTGGTTTCAGCATGAAATTGTGCCTACAGAACTCGTGGCCCGCATAGCCTCTCTCAAGTATGATCTTCTTTTTCTCATACTCGGGCCTTTGTCTATTGTAAGCTCAATCAAATTTTGTTTACCaattagaaaaaaaagtatgatatattttttttctcgttACTTATACTTTATTTTCCAGCTATATATGACATATCTATCTCACCTACTCGCTCTCTGGATTTCTATTCTCAATTCCTTAACTAGCAATACTTTCTATGCTTCAAGTATTATGTATTGTTTTGATAGTATATGAATCCTGGCATGATGCAGACACGGGGGTGCTTACAAAGTCTTGAAGAATTTGCTAAAGCATAAGCTCTTGCATCATGACTCCTCCAAATGTGAGTTTGCTGCGCTTGAGTATACTCTTTAATTTTGATGGAACACCTCATATTTTTTATGCTTGATTTGACTGTCTCTTATGTGCATCTAGATGATGGGTTTCGGCTCACCTACCTTGGttatgattttcttgctattaaGACCCTGCTTAACCGAGGAGTTTTTGTGGCTGTTGGTCGTCAAATTGGGGTTGGAAAAGAGTCTGGTATCTTTTCTTGCCTCGCAATGCGTTACCTTTTCTAGAATATGTTAGCATTTCTTGATGACATTCTTAAATGGGTGCGTTTGTTTTCTTCAAGATATCTTTGAGGTTGCCAGTGAAGATGGTACAGTCCTAGCAATGAAGTTGCACAGACTCGGTAGAGTTTCTTTTAGAGCTGTTAAATCTAAGCGTGACTATTTGAGGCATCGTACTAGTTATAATTGGCTGTATCTATCTCGGCTTGCCGCTCTCAAAGAGTTTGCTTTTATGAAGGTTctatgctatttttattttttcacacgtgttacttttttttaaccGATTTATTGTGACATTAGTAGATGTTGACTTGACCCTTGTGTTCTGCTCAATTAGGCTTTGGAAGAACACAGTTTTCCTGTTCCACGTGCTGTGGACTGTAATAGGCATTGTGTGATTATGTCACTCGTCCAAGGTTACCCTCTGTGAgtgtttcttgtttattttactCATTGCTTTCCCAGTTCATCTCTCAATTTGtattgaatttatataaaaaaatgtattacaTCACTTTGGGAGAAATAAAAACCCTAGTCCATGAATCTGAAATGAAAGGAAAGATGTAAAAAGGTTTTTTATGGTGTCTAATATGAATTGATAGTACATCTGTGGCACAAATAGTATTTTGACCTTAGaatctgattttatttttcttaaagtaaAACTAATTAATCAAAAAGGATGTTTTCCAAGCACAAAGGGTGTATACATgatagaaagaagaagaaaaaaataataaagtccCGAAGATTAGGAAAAGAAACACCCCAAATGAGCAATCATCCATGATACAAGGCTTTCAAAAAGAAACCCTATGGGCCAGTTTGTCTTCCCCTTGTCCTCGAAGCACTggtcttttctttctctccatgTATATCACAATAAGCAACCCGGGATCATTTTCCACCATGCTTCTTTCTAAGTAAAACTAAACCTTTCTTTCCAACATGCCAAAAGCTCGATCATTCTATGAGGCATGTTCAATCTAAACTGAACAAACTGAGTATTGCATTCCAAAGAGTTACCTCACaatgcaaaatagatgatcTATCATTTCTTCACTCCTACACATGCCACACCAGTCCATCACTACAATGCTCTTCTTTCTCAAGTTATTTATAGTAAGAATCTTTCCTAAAGCAactgtccaaacaaagaaagctACTCTCTTAGGTGCCTTGTTCCTAAATATTCTTCCATGGAAAAGTGTTACCATCATGGGGATATAGAACATGGTTAAAAGATTTTACTTTAAACACATCACACTTTGAGAGAGCCCAACAAAGCCTATCCTTGCCACCACTTCTCAATcaactagaaaaagaaaacagtcaataaatgagataagaaATATAAGAACCGATGGTAATTTTACAATGAGACTGAGCACGTCCATattttcttatcaaaaaaattttacaatgagaCTGAGCATGCATAGGCGttactcttgtatatgtcctgtatacttgggcttttgcctattcttttgatcaataaaatcttgtttaccaatcacaaaataattttacaacgaGTTCCTCTTTGTTTGACATGTCCTTTTCTGGTTCCTTAACCTTCCtcccttcttttttcctttgatttcttcTGTTTGCCTATATGCTTTGGAATTACTAGAAAAACACCAATGGAATTTCATTGAGCAATGCAAtagtactttttcttttttttgataggtaaataaAATAGTTCTAATTATCAGTTATTTGTATTTAATGCAGTGTCCAGGTCAAGCAAGTGCAAAATCCAGATATGGTTTTTGAAAGGATCATTGGTCTTGTGGTTCGTATGGCAGAACATGGCCTCATTCACTGTGACTTCAACGAATTCAATATTATGGTATGCAATTAAGGCACTCTGTTTGCATCTTAAGAATTGTATTCTTACTATTAACCTTATATTGGGTCTCCATATTCCCAATGACCAAGTGGTCACACATGGGTATCAACTCCCTCATTGGATTGATATGATTCTTTTTGTGGAAAATGTCTTATCAGCTTTCTCATTCAGTTTACTGGTGAACTAttaattatttctcattttgtATGCGGTGTAGATAGATGATGATGAGAAGGTCACCATGATTGATTTTCCACAAATGGTATCTGTAGACCATCGTAATGCGCAGATGTAAGAAATGCCATCTATTCTGATACTGTGTCATGCTTTCGTCTGATTGATTTTATATCTGATCCTTTGCTTTTTATAATATCTAATTGTTATAtttgatattcgtgatttggaTGCCGGATGAAGTTCTTTCGTATCTCAATATGTTCTCATCTTTCAGGTACTTTGATCGTGATGTTGAATGCATCTTCAAGTTTTTTAGAAAGAGGTCAGTGTGTATCTTGGAAGTCTAATTCTTATTAAGCTGTTTGGGGTTTGCTTTTTGCCTGCGTGAATGCTTATGAAATGTGTGGCAATTTAAGGGATATAACAACATTTGTTGTTTCTTGTTGTCCAGCTGAAATTAAATAAAGGAGAAAACCCTATATTTTCTAAGTCCGTTACTATCTCTTGATGGAAGCTTCATAGTCTGTCATTTAATTAAATGTCTCTGTATGAGAAATATTGACATACCCTTTTACTGACAAGCAACCTTACCATTAATCAAACTAGACTAATATTTAACTTCAGTCTTTGCTTTTAAATAACCTAGCTATGCCATCAATAATCATGTCATCCATTGCTATTGTGGTATGGACCAATATGCCTGTATAAATGGTAATAGTGCTTTTAGAAAGTAAAGAGAGCAGACAAGGGAATGGGCATAGGAATTATGGTACCATTGCAAGAAGGGGCATAGGAattatatcttatattttttgataagtaactctaatatattatatctaacTGATTATTTGTATGGTATTGAAGTGATAATCTGTTGATCAGTTGTGTGGAGTAGGGCTTTGGTTTTAAGAGGTTGGAATACTGAACTCCTTAGTGGGGGAGGGGGGATTAAACTTTCTTCTGTTATACTTGTAAGAATGGaggatcactaagaagaaaaaattgatgacGTCAATACCAAACTATTAATGCACAAAGTAAGAAGTGTGTTCTCATTTAGCACGTTTTAATGTCAGGAGTATTTCTCAGAGGTTGTATACCTCAGCCCTCAATCAAGAAATAAATTCTTTCAAAGAGGAAAATAGGGAACACACTGTGCAAAAGTAGTCCCACAGAAACCTCagaaagtataaatataaaaatatcagaCTTTGTTgccatttatttcaattttattacctataaaaaaaaattcaaagaagatATGAAGACATGGTGCAATACCTTCTTGAAGAAAGACCAAAATTTTTACCTTAAACCTTAAGAGAGCtgaatgagaattttgagaataTGTAGTTCGAAATCACTAGAAATTCCATGTTTATTTAAACAGTGTagtttacattttatatatgcaaACTAACTTCAAGCTTAGGATATGtgctaatttcttaattattcttttaaaagttATGTATGCCTGATCATTCTTTTTTTGTCTTGTAGGTTCAACCTATCTTTTGAAGAAAGCCCAGATGAAAATGATGGTTCAGAGGTAGACACAGATGAAAGTGGCAGGCCTCGCTTTTCTTCAATAGCAAAAGGTGTTGGTTTTCTAGACAAGGAACTTGCAGCTAGTGGATTTACTAGAAAGGATCAAGAAGACATTGAGAAGGTATGCTGAAATGTGTtttattgtgtgtgtgtgtgtgtgtctgtgagagagagagagagagagagagagagagagagagagagagagagagagagagagagagagagagagagagagagagagagagggttctAACTCTTTTCATGGTTGCacacattttttcttttaccctTGTCTTGCCCGCACTTATATTTGTGTCCTTGTTTAAGTGGCACTCCTTTCATAAAGATGTTCATTTAATACTAACTTTTAGGACCAAACACTCAGCAattttctcttcattcttcttcctccaaaatattgctgttaaaaaaaaaaaaaaaatcctaagagTTTATGGATGTAGCCAAAATCTTTCTGCATGTGGATGTCAGTTCATTCTTGAACTAGACAAATCTGGTGTCATCATATATTACTTTGTACTCTacttatcaatatatatatatatagatatattactTTGTACTCTTTCTTCAAAGCTTTTCATCCAGG
Coding sequences within it:
- the LOC122278905 gene encoding guanosine nucleotide diphosphate dissociation inhibitor 2 → MDEEYDVVVLGTGLKECILSGLLSVDGLKVLHMDRNDYYGGESTSLNLVQLWKRFRGNDKPPAHLGSSRDYNVDMIPKFMMANGTLVRVLIHTDVTKYLYFKAVDGSFVYNKGKIHKVPATDMEALKSPLMGIFEKRRARKFFIYVQDYVESDPKTHDGMDLTRVKTRELIAKYGLDDNTVDFIGHALALHRDDRYLDEPALDTVKRIKLYEESLARFQGGSPYIYPLYGLGELPQAFARLSAVYGGTYMLNKPECKVEFDEEGKVVGVTSEGETARCKKVVCDPSYLPNKVRKVGRVARAIAIMSHPIPNTNDSPSVQVILPQKQLGRRSDMYLFCCSYSHNVAPKGKFIAFVSAEAETDHPETELKPGIDLLGPVDEIFFDIYDRFEPVNEPSLDNCFISTSYDPTTHFESTVTDVLNMYSMITGKILDLSVDLSAASAAEE
- the LOC122278925 gene encoding serine/threonine-protein kinase rio2 isoform X1 is translated as MKLDVNALRYLSKDDFRVLTAVEMGMRNHEIVPTELVARIASLKHGGAYKVLKNLLKHKLLHHDSSKYDGFRLTYLGYDFLAIKTLLNRGVFVAVGRQIGVGKESDIFEVASEDGTVLAMKLHRLGRVSFRAVKSKRDYLRHRTSYNWLYLSRLAALKEFAFMKALEEHSFPVPRAVDCNRHCVIMSLVQGYPLVQVKQVQNPDMVFERIIGLVVRMAEHGLIHCDFNEFNIMIDDDEKVTMIDFPQMVSVDHRNAQMYFDRDVECIFKFFRKRFNLSFEESPDENDGSEVDTDESGRPRFSSIAKGVGFLDKELAASGFTRKDQEDIEKFIEGGIEKDADSGDEESEDDGHNSDSELNKSYINGVDSLHLLDQQEQTIHCDEEARVEENQENSETGQSQTSVPECPDASDKEEENQTMNINDAELTKRLRKQNRRVIASVRGGRKSLASRNSYKDKGGSSSRNSKIQKQMSDW
- the LOC122278925 gene encoding serine/threonine-protein kinase rio2 isoform X2, with translation MIFFFSYSGLCLLHGGAYKVLKNLLKHKLLHHDSSKYDGFRLTYLGYDFLAIKTLLNRGVFVAVGRQIGVGKESDIFEVASEDGTVLAMKLHRLGRVSFRAVKSKRDYLRHRTSYNWLYLSRLAALKEFAFMKALEEHSFPVPRAVDCNRHCVIMSLVQGYPLVQVKQVQNPDMVFERIIGLVVRMAEHGLIHCDFNEFNIMIDDDEKVTMIDFPQMVSVDHRNAQMYFDRDVECIFKFFRKRFNLSFEESPDENDGSEVDTDESGRPRFSSIAKGVGFLDKELAASGFTRKDQEDIEKFIEGGIEKDADSGDEESEDDGHNSDSELNKSYINGVDSLHLLDQQEQTIHCDEEARVEENQENSETGQSQTSVPECPDASDKEEENQTMNINDAELTKRLRKQNRRVIASVRGGRKSLASRNSYKDKGGSSSRNSKIQKQMSDW